A single Populus alba chromosome 7, ASM523922v2, whole genome shotgun sequence DNA region contains:
- the LOC118029101 gene encoding poly(ADP-ribose) glycohydrolase 1 translates to MENREDLKSMLPFLPLLLRSSNLFWPSQVVESLKTLSKGPFYSKVESGELLFNAISNIRDSLALPSMHRLSPFSHEGYALFFDELISREEAAKWFADVVPTLAKLLLRLPSLLESHYQNADNLLNGVKTGFRLLGPQEAGVVFLGQELIGALLVCAFFCLFPVSDRDEKRLPTINFDHLFEDIYSSYSEKQENKIKCIIHYFERICLSMPEGSVSFERKVLPLEQLPLCVFYPKADFWIKSVVSLCTLEVHSSGFIEDQSSGALEVDFANKYLGGGALHRGCVQEEIRFMINPELIAGMLFLPCMEDNEAIEIVGAERFSNYTGYASSFRFSGDHVDKRDVDSFRRRRTRIVAIDALCNAGMEQYKLEYLLRETNKAFCGFLDQSKCDHKRLFRDGGLKGSQCIQAGKDDDVMVKDFPMDEAPSTSIEVALNGEESVKQVIRYSNKKGSWCEDPEAKIGIATGNWGCGAFGGDPELKSIIQWLAASQALRPSVSYYTFGLKSLQNLNQLSRWILLHGWTVGDLWNMLVEYSSQRFNKETNLGFFAWLLPSLFAHEAP, encoded by the exons ATGGAGAATAGAGAAGATTTGAAGTCGATGCTACCGTTTCTGCCTTTATTACTTCGCTCATCAAATCTGTTTTGGCCATCACAAGTTGTTGAATCACTCAAAACACTCTCCAAAGGACCTTTTTACAGCAAAGTTGAATCTGGTGAGCTGCTTTTCAATGCTATTTCCAATATCAGAGATTCTCTTGCTCTCCCTTCTATGCATCGTCTCTCTCCTTTTTCCCATGAAGGTTATGCTCTCTTCTTTGATGAG CTGATTTCCCGGGAAGAGGCTGCAAAATGGTTTGCTGACGTTGTCCCAACATTGGCTAAATTGCTCTTGAGATTGCCATCTCTTTTGGAGTCTCACTATCAAAATGCTGATAACTTGCTTAATGGTGTCAAAACTGGTTTTCGCCTGTTGGGTCCGCAAGAAGCTGGCGTGGTGTTCCTCGGTCAG GAATTGATTGGTGCTCTCCTTGTATGcgctttcttttgtttgtttccagTCTCTGATAGAGATGAAAAACGTCTTCCAACAATCAATTTTGATCATTTGTTCGA GGATATATATTCGAGTTACAGTGAAAAGCAGGAGAACAAAATAAAGTGTATCATACATTATTTTGAAAGGATATGTTTATCTATGCCTGAGGGCTCTGTCTCCTTTGAGAGGAAGGTTCTTCCTTTAGAACAACTTCCTCTGTGTGTTTTTTATCCCAAGGCAGATTTTTGGATCAAATCTGTTGTTTCTCTCTGCACTTTGGAG GTCCATAGTTCAGGCTTCATCGAAGACCAATCCAGTGGAGCTCTTGAAGTTGATTTTGCTAACAAGTATCTTGGAGGTGGTGCTCTTCATAGGGGCTGCGTGCAG GAAGAAATCCGGTTCATGATCAATCCTGAATTAATTGCTGGAATGCTTTTCTTACCTTGCATGGAAGACAACGAGGCTATTGAAATTGTTGGTGCTGAAAGATTCTCAAATTACACAGG GTATGCCTCTTCATTTCGTTTTTCAGGTGACCATGTGGACAAAAGGGATGTTGATAGTTTCAGAAGACGTAGAACCAGGATTGTTGCCATAGATGCATTGTGCAATGCAGGGATGGAACAATATAAACTTGAATACCTCCTTCG GGAGACCAACAAGGCATTCTGTGGCTTTTTGGATCAATCTAAATGTGACCATAAAAGACTGTTTCGAGATGGTGGTTTGAAAGGTTCTCAGTGTATTCAAGCTGGTAAAGATGATGATGTTATGGTGAAGGACTTCCCG ATGGATGAAGCCCCCTCGACTTCCATTGAAGTTGCATTGAATGGAGAAGAATCTGTAAAGCAAGTGATCAGATATTCTAACAAGAAGGGTAGTTGGTGTGAAGACCCTGAAGCTAAAATTGGTATTGCCACGGGGAATTGGGGATGCGGAGCTTTTGGTGGAGATCCTGAACTGAAGTCCATAATTCAGTGGCTTGCAGCTTCTCAG GCATTAAGACCTTCCGTTTCATACTACACATTTGGCTTAAAATCATTGCAGAATCTGAATCAG TTAAGTCGATGGATTCTGTTGCATGGATGGACGGTCGGAGACCTTTGGAATATGTTGGTGGAGTACTCTTCTCAGAGATTCAACAAGGAAACCAACTTGGGATTCTTTGCATGGCTGCTCCCTTCGCTATTTGCCCACGAGGCCCCTtaa
- the LOC118029109 gene encoding protein AUXIN-REGULATED GENE INVOLVED IN ORGAN SIZE, whose translation MSFEHSESETRVPRSRINLQDRCSSSIMDVRARKITTDNPLAPPPNTRVEKRKMEYNRSLSQGSSRRLLTASHFSLVSLLLLICLTASLLILPLVLPPLPPPPFMLLLLPIGILVLLMFLAFMPSNARDITYTCM comes from the coding sequence ATGAGTTTCGAACATTCTGAATCAGAAACAAGAGTGCCAAGAAGTAGAATCAATCTGCAAGACCGTTGTTCTAGCAGCATCATGGATGTGAGAGCAAGAAAGATCACTACTGATAATCCCCTTGCTCCCCCTCCTAATACAAGAgtagagaaaaggaaaatggaGTATAATCGATCTCTCTCGCAAGGAAGTAGCAGAAGGTTGTTGACTGCAAGCCATTTCAGCTTGGTATCATTGCTTTTGCTCATATGTCTTACTGCATCTTTGTTGATTCTTCCCTTGGTACTTCCGCCGTTGCCTCCACCGCCTTTCATGTTACTTCTGCTACCAATAGGCATCTTAGTGTTGCTCATGTTCTTGGCTTTCATGCCTTCTAATGCAAGGGACATAACTTATACATGTATGTAA
- the LOC118029108 gene encoding ankyrin repeat protein SKIP35, protein MEKETALVEGTVMHLEDVFNPEESFTVEMETEENEIGSPKSEIQCFSSEKGEGSNVVFSREAPHISTESRVSGVCSCSATKIKPHVVAMESEIGDKENFGQEKKLSRQDRIELGRMFQSAVSCHDWEPAESLILLADPQTLNDALCITLDSIWFLSTQQELDGITSLIKKIIANGAYDFTRAALRTSFLASCVSACQSQTMHLEDTVNVMAQRLKERLKECNGDEVLKAEASAKVQKFTEWALKCIGFHSRCQANRDRVIQSSIAEIQLQLSAFKMFLDLAGNQLTGKDFTEAFDAACFPLTLFSTSFDPGWASGISAAAIQGLLGMLVEGGADNVNQCFLEASRFGSTELVRILLQIAHWNSLDVDVDLALGFASHYCKIGTMECLVEEGNAIAFLGPLMRAAERGCMQVVQWFVKRGCRDMELCLALTAATSSSQVDVAGYLLPHVPHHVLAALSIEILKAAGERSGGSLDGVAFLLRSDFLGDPTATYAVADSIARSDDESVAPELRAFLREHWSEAAYLDGLKQGQEHYMNLVRILNWGGSPISLRDLPGPLRVAVAYLPLFRECVATGGCLLSQKQRGQLVEAVRKLGGGSLEDVSQGKELLAVLEHYLPPFLVNSRSVA, encoded by the exons ATGGAAAAGGAGACAGCGTTGGTGGAGGGGACTGTTATGCATCTGGAGGATGTGTTTAACCCCGAAGAGTCATTTACTGTGGAAATGGAAACCGAAGAGAATGAAATTGGAAGTCCAAAGAGTGAAATTCAATGTTTCTCATCGGAAAAGGGCGAGGGAAGTAATGTTGTATTTTCAAGAGAAGCACCCCATATCAGTACAGAGTCAAGAGTATCTGGTGTTTGTAGTTGTAGTGCGACAAAAATCAAGCCACATGTGGTTGCAATGGAGTCTGAGATTGGCGACAAGGAGAATTTTGGACAGGAGAAGAAACTCAGTAGGCAAGATAGGATTGAGTTGGGCCGGATGTTTCAGAGTGCGGTAAGTTGCCATGACTGGGAGCCTGCTGAGAGTTTGATATTGTTGGCTGATCCACAGACCCTTAATGATGCCTTGTGCATCACACTGGACTCTATCTGGTTTTTGAGCACACAGCAAGAGCTTGACGGGATAACCAGTTTGATTAAGAAGATTATTGCCAATGGTGCTTATGACTTTACTAGAGCTGCTCTTAGAACTTCTTTTCTTGCTTCATGTGTTTCGGCCTGCCAGAGCCAAACGATGCATCTTGAAGACACAGTAAATGTGATGGCCCAAAG ATTGAAGGAGCGACTTAAGGAGTGCAATGGAGATGAGGTCTTGAAGGCAGAAGCCAGTGCCAAGGTTCAAAAGTTTACTGAGTGGGCTCTGAAATGTATTGGCTTCCATTCTCGCTGCCAGGCGAATAGAGACCGGGTGATTCAAAGCTCAATTGCTGAGATTCAACTTCAATTGTCTGCATTCAAGATGTTTCTTGATCTCGCTGGCAATCAACTCACAGGGAAGGATTTCACGGAGGCCTTTGATGCAGCCTGTTTTCCGCTTACTTTATTCTCCACTTCATTCGATCCTGGCTGGGCATCTGGGATATCAGCAGCTGCAATCCAAGGGTTGCTTGGTATGTTGGTTGAAGGGGGTGCTGACAATGTCAACCAGTGTTTCCTTGAAGCCTCTCGCTTTGGAAGTACAGAACTTGTTCGCATCCTGTTACAG ATTGCCCATTGGAACAGTTTGGACGTCGATGTTGATCTGGCCCTAGGTTTTGCTTCTCACTACTGCAAAATTGGTACAATGGAATGTCTAGTGGAAGAGGGCAATGCCATAGCTTTCTTGGGCCCTTTAATGAGAGCAGCTGAAAGGGGTTGCATGCAGGTTGTTCAGTGGTTTGTGAAAAGGGGTTGCCGTGACATGGAACTCTGCCTTGCTCTCACTGCTGCGACTTCTAGTAGCCAAGTTGATGTTGCTGGATATCTCCTCCCTCACGTTCCTCATCATGTTCTTGCTGCCCTCAGCATAGAAATTCTCAAGGCTGCTGGGGAGCGAAGTGGTGGGTCACTTGATGGCGTGGCATTTCTGTTACGTTCTGATTTCTTGGGTGATCCTACAGCTACTTATGCTGTTGCTGACAGCATTGCTCGGTCTGATGATGAGTCTGTCGCCCCTGAGCTCAGGGCTTTTCTTCGAGAGCACTGGTCAGAGGCAGCATACTTGGATGGATTAAAGCAAGGACAAGAACATTACATGAATCTTGTGAGGATTTTGAATTGGGGTGGATCGCCTATATCCTTAAGGGATCTGCCAGGCCCTTTAAGAGTGGCAGTTGCTTATCTGCCATTGTTCAGGGAGTGTGTAGCAACTGGTGGTTGTTTACTTTCACAAAAGCAAAGGGGTCAGCTTGTTGAAGCTGTTAGAAAACTTGGGGGTGGGTCCTTAGAAGATGTGAGCCAAGGAAAAGAACTCTTGGCTGTTTTGGAACATTACCTTCCTCCTTTTTTGGTTAATAGCCGCAGCGTGGCCTAG
- the LOC118029110 gene encoding uncharacterized protein: protein MASSDKPEIVDRDVKEKDHKEDDKDEEKGGFIDKVKDFIQDIGEKIEGAIGFGKPTADVTEIHFPTINLEKADIVVDVLIKNPNPVPIPLIDINYLIESDGRKLISGLIPDAGTIRAHGEETVKIPIHLVYDDIKNTYDDIKPGSIIPYKIKVDFIVDVPIFGRLTLPLEKTGEIPIPYKPDIDLETIKFERFSFEETVAVLHLKLENKNDFDLGLNALDYEVWLSDVSIGGAELAESTKLDKNGINYVDIPITFKPKDFGSALWDMIRGKGTGYSMKGHINVDTPFGAMKLPISKEGGTTRLKKSKEDGGDEDEDDEE, encoded by the exons ATGGCTTCTTCTGACAAGCCAGAAATAGTTGATAGAGATGTCAAGGAGAAAGATCACAAGGAGGATGACAAAGATGAAGAGAAGGGTGGATTTATTGACAAGGTGAAGGACTTCATTCAAGACATAGGTGAAAAGATTGAGGGAGCAATTGGATTTGGGAAGCCAACTGCAGATGTTACTGAAATTCACTTCCCCACAATCAACCTTGAGAAAGCCGATATTGTTGTTGATGTGCTTATTAAAAACCCAAACCCTGTTCCAATCCCTCTCATAGACATCAACTACTTGATCGAGAGTGATGGAAGGAAGCTTATTTCAGGGTTGATCCCAGATGCTGGAACTATTCGTGCACATGGCGAGGAGACCGTCAAAATCCCAATTCATCTGgtttatgatgatattaaaaatacatatgatGACATTAAGCCTGGGAGTATAATTCCTTACAAGATTAAGGTTGACTTCATTGTAGATGTGCCTATTTTTGGAAGGCTTACTCTACCACTTGAGAAGACTGGAGAGATCCCCATACCTTACAAGCCTGATATTGATCTTGAGACAATTAAATTTGAGAGGTTCTCCTTTGAAGAGACTGTGGCAGTGCTTCACTTGAAGCTGGAAAATAAGAATGATTTTGACTTGGGCCTCAATGCCTTAGATTATGAGGTTTGGCTGTCCGATGTGAGCATTGGTGGTGCAGAACTGGCAGAATCTACCAAACTCGATAAAAATGGTATAAATTATGTTGATATTCCAATCACCTTCAAGCctaaggattttggttctgcaCTCTGGGACATGATTAGAGGAAAAGGCACTGGTTACTCCATGAAAGGACATATTAATGTGGACACACCTTTTGGAGCTATGAAGTTGCCCATCAGCAAGGAGGGTGGGACAACCCGCCTCAAGAAGAGCAAAGAAGATGGTGGTGACGAGGACGAGGATGACGAG GAATAA
- the LOC118029097 gene encoding inactive glucose-1-phosphate adenylyltransferase small subunit 2, chloroplastic-like: protein MVILQLSGPTPVNPQAKFSIPELAHSSRKHLTTLSSFSLPSLFISNSQQHQHPISSFSPVNQSVAAIVFGDGSESRLYPLTKRRSEGAIPLGAKYKIVDAVISNCINSNINKIYALTQYNSTYLNSHLSRAYSGLGLGKDGFVEVIAAYQSLEDQGWFQGTADAIRRCLWVLEEHQVSEFLVLPGHHLYRMDYQKLVEVHRRSQADITIAALNSKRDQDPGFGTLKVNSLNEVAEFHVKSEREPMIVPSAQSSQAFNDNAYRKLSSMGIYLVNREIMTKLLNEYFPQENEFGTKVIPGAISIGMKVQAYAFDGYWEDMSSIAAFYQANMECIKGLNMGYNFYNKDAPLYTMPRYLPPSTIIDAAITDSVVGDGCILNRCKIKGTVVGMRTTIGEKAIIEDSVIMGSDIYQKDYIQRSSKEGMAIPIGIGDETHIKKAIIDKNARIGRNVMIINKDNVQESNREANGYIISGGIVVVLESAVIPDGSIL from the exons ATGGTGATATTGCAGCTTTCTGGTCCCACCCCTGTAAATCCGCAAGCAAAGTTCTCCATCCCTGAATTAGCTCATAGTAGTCGAAAACATTTAAcaactttatcttctttctctttGCCAAGTTTGTTCATATCCAATTCTCAGCAACATCAACACCCCATATCCTCATTCTCTCCAGTAAATCAg AGTGTTGCAGCTATTGTATTTGGAGACGGATCAGAGTCAAGACTCTATCCATTGACAAAGAGAAGATCAGAAGGAGCCATTCCGTTAGGAGCAAAGTACAAAATCGTTGATGCAGTTATCAGCAACTGTATTAACAgtaacataaacaagatatatgCTCTAACACAATATAACTCTACTTATCTCAATTCTCACCTCTCAAGAGCATATTCTGGCTTAGGCCTTGGAAAAGATGGGTTTGTTGAAGTTATTGCAGCATATCAGAGTCTTGAAGACCAAGGCTGGTTTCAG ggaACTGCTGATGCTATAAGAAGGTGCTTGTGGGTACTGGAAGAGCACCAAGTGTCCGAGTTTCTTGTCCTTCCTGGCCACCATCTCTACAGAATGGACTACCAGAAACTAGTAGAAGTCCATCGAAGAAGCCAGGCTGATATAACAATTGCAGCTTTGAATTCAAAAAGAGATCAAGACCCAGGTTTTGGCACATTAAAAGTGAATTCACTAAATGAAGTTGCAGAGTTCCACGTGAAGTCAGAGAGGGAGCCAATGATTGTCCCTTCA GCTCAAAGTTCCCAAGCATTCAATGATAATGCTTATAGGAAGTTATCAAGCATGGGGATCTATCTTGTTAATAGAGAAATTATGACAAAGCTTCTAAATGAATACTTCCCCCAGGAAAATGAATTCGGAACTAAAGTGATACCTGGCGCAATTTCGATTGGAATGAAG GTTCAAGCTTATGCATTTGATGGATACTGGGAGGACATGAGTAGCATTGCAGCATTTTATCAAGCAAACATGGAATGCATAAAGGGATTAAACATGGGATACAA CTTCTACAATAAAGATGCTCCTCTATACACCATGCCTCGCTATCTGCCTCCATCTACTATAATTGATGCTGCCATAACAGACAGTGTGGTCGGAGATGGTTGTATCCTTAAT AGGTGCAAGATAAAAGGAACAGTTGTTGGTATGAGGACAACCATTGGAGAAAAGGCCATCATTGAAGATTCAGTCATCATGGGCTCTGATATCTATCAA AAAGACTATATCCAAAGGAGTAGCAAGGAGGGCATGGCAATTCCGATAGGAATTGGTGATGAGACTCACATAAAGAAAGCTATTATAGATAAGAATGCAAGGATTGGCAGAAATGTAATG ATTATTAACAAAGACAACGTGCAAGAAAGCAACAGGGAGGCCAATGGCTACATAATCAGTGGAGGAATAGTGGTGGTTCTAGAGAGTGCAGTGATCCCAGATGGCAGCATTTTATGA
- the LOC118029096 gene encoding LOW QUALITY PROTEIN: 6,7-dimethyl-8-ribityllumazine synthase, chloroplastic-like (The sequence of the model RefSeq protein was modified relative to this genomic sequence to represent the inferred CDS: inserted 1 base in 1 codon), translating to MDFLSASTKALISNSVLFHHQNRSFLPSHQKPTQLSFSSSSTGFGTISIAFERKGRSSLVETTAIRHLEGSVTRTEGLRFAVVVARFNEIITRPLLEGAVATFKKYSVKEEDIDVVWVPXSFEMGIVAERLGKSGKYNAVVCIGAVVRGDTTHYDAVANSAASGVLSAGLKSGVPCIFGVLTCEDMEQAINRAGGKSGNKGAEAAMTAIEMASLFEHHLK from the exons atggatTTTCTGTCTGCTTCAACCAAAGCGTTAATATCGAATTCAGTTCTTTTTCACCATCAAAACCGGAGCTTTTTGCCTTCCCATCAGAAACCAACGCAATTATCCTTCTCGTCCTCTTCTACTG GATTTGGGACGATTAGCATTGCCTTCGAGAGAAAAGGGCGGTCATCCTTGGTGGAAACAACAGCTATTAGGCACTTGGAAGGGTCAGTTACCAGAACTGAGGGACTTCGCTTTGCAGTg GTCGTGGCCCGGTTCAATGAGATTATTACAAGGCCACTTTTAGAGGGAGCTGTTGCAACTTTCAAGAAATATTCAGTCAAAGAAGAAGACATTGAT GTTGTGTGGGTTC GTAGTTTTGAAATGGGCATTGTTGCAGAAAGGCTAGGCAAGTCAGGAAAATATAATGCGGTTGTGTGCATTGGAGCTGTG GTAAGAGGTGATACTACTCACTATGATGCTGTCGCTAATTCAGCAGCATCTGGAGTACTTTCAGCTGGTTTAAAGTCAG GGGTTCCATGTATATTTGGTGTTCTGACATGCGAGGACATGGAACAG GCGATAAATCGAGCTGGTGGAAAATCGGGGAATAAGGGTGCTGAGGCTGCTATGACAGCA ATTGAGATGGCATCCTTGTTTGAGCACCATCTAAAGTAA